In one window of Cyanobacterium stanieri LEGE 03274 DNA:
- a CDS encoding ATP-binding protein, with amino-acid sequence MNAVKQISFVVPSDLLCLGEVLGKYEEVKPESIDQRIWLECQLALAEGFTNAVRHAHKNLSPETTIEIEIIINPSDLLIRIWDQGNPFSLLSLKELTSAEDQLKIGGRGIEILEKVTDELKYERYPDNRNCLIIKRNLTHSH; translated from the coding sequence TTGAACGCAGTTAAACAAATATCTTTCGTTGTACCTAGCGACTTACTCTGTTTAGGAGAAGTGTTAGGGAAATATGAGGAAGTAAAACCAGAATCTATTGATCAAAGAATTTGGCTAGAATGTCAGTTAGCTTTGGCAGAAGGTTTTACCAATGCGGTTCGTCATGCCCATAAAAATCTGTCTCCAGAAACCACCATAGAAATAGAAATTATCATTAATCCTTCCGATTTATTAATCAGAATTTGGGATCAAGGAAATCCTTTCAGTTTATTATCCCTCAAAGAATTGACTAGCGCAGAAGATCAACTAAAAATCGGGGGTAGAGGTATCGAAATATTAGAGAAAGTTACCGATGAGCTTAAATATGAGCGCTACCCCGACAATCGTAATTGTCTAATCATTAAAAGAAATTTGACTCATTCTCATTAG
- a CDS encoding alpha/beta fold hydrolase: MFTLPETKFYTWKKYQCAYTEYSSDDESQSLPLVLIHPIGVGLSGIFWHRFLKAITDCDGSYKVYNPDLLGCGESDLPRIAYDPKDWAMQLNFFLENVVKKPCILVVQGASFPISVYMAAGDLKCDLIKGLILSGPPAWNIMTNGGNLKISEIVWNLFFDSFVGSLFYKYAQRRKFIESFSVKQLFASPDDVDDEWLSMLEKGAVNPKNRFAVFSFLAGFWRKNYLKLLQKLDQKILLLMGDTASSVSKDGFKESPDQRIELYSKNIANLEGKKIKGRNVLPYESTEEFLNEVRLFVDNFSV; encoded by the coding sequence ATGTTTACTTTACCTGAGACTAAGTTTTATACTTGGAAAAAATATCAATGTGCTTACACAGAATATAGTTCTGATGATGAGTCACAGTCTTTACCGTTGGTGTTAATTCATCCCATTGGGGTGGGTTTATCGGGTATTTTTTGGCATCGTTTTTTAAAGGCGATTACTGATTGCGATGGTAGTTATAAGGTTTATAATCCTGATTTGCTGGGCTGTGGAGAGAGTGATTTACCTAGAATTGCTTATGATCCAAAAGATTGGGCGATGCAGTTAAATTTTTTCTTAGAAAATGTGGTAAAAAAACCTTGTATTTTAGTTGTTCAAGGGGCTTCTTTCCCTATTTCTGTATATATGGCGGCGGGGGATTTAAAGTGTGATTTAATTAAGGGTTTAATTTTGTCTGGCCCTCCTGCTTGGAATATTATGACTAATGGGGGTAATCTCAAGATTAGCGAAATTGTTTGGAATTTATTTTTTGATTCTTTTGTGGGTTCTTTGTTTTATAAATATGCTCAGAGAAGAAAGTTTATTGAGTCTTTTTCTGTGAAACAATTATTTGCTAGTCCTGATGATGTGGACGATGAATGGTTAAGTATGTTGGAAAAAGGTGCTGTTAATCCTAAAAATCGTTTTGCTGTGTTTTCTTTTTTGGCTGGTTTTTGGCGTAAAAATTATCTTAAGTTATTACAAAAATTGGATCAGAAAATTTTACTTTTGATGGGTGATACTGCTAGTAGTGTTAGTAAAGATGGTTTTAAAGAAAGTCCTGATCAAAGAATAGAATTATACAGTAAAAATATTGCTAATTTAGAGGGTAAAAAAATTAAAGGTCGTAATGTTTTGCCCTATGAGTCAACGGAGGAATTTTTAAACGAAGTGAGACTTTTTGTTGATAATTTTTCGGTTTAA
- the hisS gene encoding histidine--tRNA ligase — MEQVQAIRGTRDILPDEVVYWQFLEKTAFEILSRACYQEIRTPVFEQTSLFERGIGEATDVVGKEMYTFTDRGDRTLTLRPEGTAGAVRAYIQNKLASNGIQRLWYTGAMFRYERPQAGRQRQFHQIGLELLGVKAPRADVEVIAIATDILRALGLKNLSLQLNSVGNGEDRQKYRDALVAYLTPYKNDLDQDSQERLERNPLRILDSKDKKTQKIAENAPSILDYLGTESKAHFDQVCQLLNDLNITYHLNPRLVRGLDYYTDTAFEIQSADLGAQATVCGGGRYDGLVSQLGGGDTPAIGWAMGMERLILLLKELQPLSTSSPDIYFVSRGEKAENKALIIAQDLRQKGYKVELDLTGSNFGKQFKRGDRTGAKICLVLGDSEVENNTIQLKYLDTGKQETLSINEIESKL; from the coding sequence ATGGAACAAGTTCAAGCAATTCGTGGTACTAGGGATATTTTGCCTGATGAGGTGGTTTATTGGCAGTTTTTGGAAAAGACGGCTTTTGAGATCTTGTCTCGGGCTTGTTATCAGGAAATTAGAACGCCTGTTTTTGAGCAAACTTCTTTGTTTGAAAGGGGTATTGGTGAGGCGACAGATGTGGTTGGTAAGGAGATGTACACTTTTACGGATAGGGGCGATCGCACTTTAACCCTACGTCCAGAAGGCACGGCAGGGGCGGTACGAGCTTATATTCAAAATAAGTTGGCTAGTAATGGTATTCAACGATTGTGGTACACCGGGGCGATGTTTAGGTACGAGCGCCCCCAGGCAGGAAGACAAAGACAATTTCATCAAATCGGTTTGGAGTTGTTGGGGGTAAAAGCCCCCCGCGCTGATGTGGAAGTAATTGCGATCGCCACTGACATTTTAAGGGCGTTGGGATTAAAAAATCTCAGTTTACAGCTCAATTCTGTGGGCAATGGGGAAGATAGACAAAAATATCGTGATGCCTTGGTGGCATACCTCACCCCCTATAAAAATGATTTAGATCAAGACTCCCAAGAGCGCCTAGAACGTAATCCCCTGCGCATTTTAGATAGTAAGGACAAGAAAACCCAAAAGATTGCGGAAAATGCCCCCTCTATTTTGGACTATCTTGGCACAGAATCTAAGGCACATTTTGACCAAGTTTGTCAACTCCTAAACGATTTAAATATTACCTATCACCTTAATCCTCGTTTGGTGAGGGGGCTTGATTATTACACCGATACCGCCTTTGAAATTCAATCCGCCGATTTAGGGGCTCAGGCAACGGTATGCGGAGGAGGAAGATATGATGGTTTAGTGTCTCAATTGGGGGGCGGTGATACCCCTGCCATTGGTTGGGCCATGGGCATGGAGCGTTTAATTCTTTTGCTCAAGGAATTACAACCCCTTTCTACTTCTAGCCCTGATATTTATTTTGTATCTAGGGGAGAAAAGGCCGAAAATAAAGCCCTTATCATTGCCCAAGATTTACGACAAAAGGGTTATAAAGTTGAGCTTGATTTGACAGGTAGTAATTTTGGTAAACAGTTTAAAAGGGGCGATCGCACGGGTGCTAAAATTTGTTTAGTCTTAGGAGATAGTGAAGTAGAAAACAACACCATTCAACTAAAATATCTCGACACGGGCAAACAAGAAACCCTTTCAATAAATGAAATAGAGAGTAAACTTTAA
- the arsJ gene encoding organoarsenical effux MFS transporter ArsJ: MDKNLRNYCLVTAAYWGYTITDGALRMLVLLHFNKLGYSPIEIAFLFLFYEIFGVVTNFLGGWIGSQFGLRLTLYGGIGLQIFALVMLGFLNPAWAVWFQVLYVMTSQAFSGVAKDLTKMSSKSAVRLVVPKEAESKLFKWVAILTGSKNALKGLGFFVGAALLELTGFTNALFIQAGVLFIIFLTGRLLPKNMGKIKAKVKFKQLFSKSKAINILSLARFFLFGARDIWFVVALPVFFQSELNWTFIQVGSYMACWVIGYGFIQSFSPAILGQNKKSTAPQAKTIQIWTSILTIVPVAIALSFMAGLDPQWVITGGLIIFGIVFAFNSAVHSYLVLAYTEDNDVALNVGFYYMANSGGRLLGTITSGICYQLFGIVGCLWISSFFVLIAALVSFKLPSPQKLQTKLESGH, from the coding sequence ATGGACAAAAACTTAAGAAATTATTGCTTAGTTACCGCCGCCTATTGGGGTTATACCATCACCGATGGGGCATTAAGAATGCTCGTATTACTACACTTCAACAAACTAGGTTATAGCCCCATTGAAATCGCCTTCTTGTTCCTCTTTTACGAAATTTTTGGAGTAGTTACCAACTTTTTGGGAGGTTGGATTGGTTCACAATTCGGCTTACGATTAACCCTCTATGGAGGCATTGGGTTACAAATTTTTGCCTTAGTGATGCTTGGTTTTCTTAACCCAGCATGGGCGGTATGGTTTCAGGTGTTATACGTCATGACATCTCAGGCTTTTTCAGGGGTTGCCAAAGATTTAACCAAGATGAGTTCAAAAAGTGCTGTACGTTTGGTAGTACCAAAGGAAGCGGAATCGAAGTTATTTAAATGGGTTGCCATTCTCACGGGTTCAAAAAATGCCCTCAAAGGTTTAGGGTTTTTTGTGGGGGCAGCATTATTAGAATTAACAGGATTTACCAATGCTTTATTTATTCAGGCAGGGGTATTATTTATCATCTTTTTGACAGGTCGATTGTTGCCTAAAAATATGGGTAAAATCAAAGCTAAAGTTAAATTTAAACAGCTATTTTCCAAGAGTAAAGCTATTAATATCTTATCCCTTGCCAGATTTTTCCTCTTTGGTGCTAGGGATATATGGTTTGTGGTGGCATTACCTGTATTTTTCCAAAGCGAGTTGAATTGGACTTTTATTCAGGTGGGTAGTTATATGGCTTGTTGGGTGATTGGTTATGGTTTCATTCAGTCTTTTTCCCCTGCTATCCTCGGACAAAATAAAAAAAGTACCGCGCCTCAAGCCAAGACTATTCAGATTTGGACTTCAATTTTAACTATTGTACCAGTGGCGATCGCCCTTAGCTTCATGGCAGGATTAGATCCGCAATGGGTAATTACAGGGGGTTTAATCATCTTTGGTATCGTCTTCGCTTTCAATTCCGCCGTCCATTCTTATCTCGTCTTAGCTTACACCGAAGATAATGACGTGGCCTTAAATGTCGGCTTTTATTACATGGCCAACTCAGGGGGAAGATTATTAGGCACTATTACATCTGGTATCTGTTATCAACTCTTTGGCATTGTGGGCTGTTTATGGATTTCTAGCTTTTTTGTCCTCATCGCCGCCCTGGTTTCCTTCAAGTTACCATCTCCCCAAAAACTCCAAACCAAGTTGGAAAGTGGACATTAA
- a CDS encoding ArsJ-associated glyceraldehyde-3-phosphate dehydrogenase produces MPIKIGINGFGRIGRLSLRAGWHNPAIEFVHINEIKGGVECAGHLLEFDSVHGKWDKNVEIKDNKLVIEEKEITFSEYATPQQVPWADYGVDIVIESSGKFRTPETLNPYFECGVKKVVVAAPVKEDALNIVMGVNDHLYDPQKHHILTAASCTTNCLAPVVKVIQEGLGIKHGVITTIHDVTNTQIVVDAPHKDLRRARSCLQSLVPTTTGSASAIALIYPELKGKLNGVAVRVPMLNASLTDCVFEVNRPTTVAEVNQLLKEATNTAPLQGILGYEERPLVSIDYKDDPRSSIVDAPSTMVIDNTQVKILAWYDNEWGYSNRMAELVAKIAQSIN; encoded by the coding sequence ATGCCCATCAAAATAGGAATAAATGGTTTTGGTCGTATTGGTAGATTATCCTTACGGGCAGGATGGCATAATCCAGCCATTGAATTTGTTCATATCAACGAAATTAAAGGGGGAGTAGAGTGCGCTGGCCACTTACTAGAATTTGACTCCGTCCATGGTAAATGGGATAAAAACGTTGAAATAAAAGACAATAAATTAGTCATCGAAGAAAAAGAGATCACATTTAGTGAATATGCTACCCCCCAACAAGTGCCATGGGCAGATTATGGGGTGGATATTGTCATCGAAAGTTCTGGAAAATTTCGCACCCCCGAAACCCTCAATCCCTACTTTGAATGTGGCGTAAAAAAAGTCGTAGTAGCAGCGCCTGTAAAAGAAGACGCTTTAAATATTGTCATGGGAGTCAATGATCATTTATATGACCCTCAAAAACACCATATTTTAACTGCTGCCTCTTGTACCACCAATTGCTTAGCCCCTGTGGTGAAGGTAATTCAGGAAGGTTTGGGTATCAAACACGGGGTTATTACTACCATCCATGATGTGACTAACACGCAAATTGTCGTCGATGCCCCCCACAAAGACTTGAGAAGGGCGAGATCTTGTTTGCAATCCCTTGTACCAACGACCACAGGATCAGCCAGTGCGATCGCCCTTATTTACCCAGAACTAAAAGGAAAACTTAACGGAGTTGCCGTCAGAGTCCCCATGCTCAACGCTTCCCTTACCGACTGCGTTTTTGAGGTAAATCGTCCAACCACCGTGGCAGAAGTTAACCAACTGCTTAAAGAAGCAACAAACACAGCCCCCCTCCAAGGCATCCTCGGTTATGAAGAACGCCCCCTCGTCTCCATCGATTATAAAGATGATCCTCGCTCATCCATTGTTGATGCCCCTTCCACCATGGTAATTGACAATACCCAAGTAAAAATCCTCGCCTGGTATGACAACGAATGGGGTTACTCCAACCGCATGGCAGAATTAGTCGCCAAAATCGCTCAATCAATTAATTGA
- a CDS encoding permease → MDHQIYSALTLFISLLVEAMPFLLFGVLLSSSLIVFLDEGKLIELLPSNPILGAFIGSFFGFCFPVCECGNIPVARRFLLQGLPTSVAISFLLAAPTINPVVLWSTYVAFRGQPEIFWLRIIFSLTIAIVLGCLFSLQKDCRPLLKPSLAKRLTVLLEAKTQAKNKPINAMANNYSLLQSGSFILGQPGQVIKMDDDLLKAQEKKQKKEALGRKFNLFIENVTQELRDLGGVLILGSAIASCIQVFIPREIILNIGQDTVTSIIAMMVLASVVSICSTVDSFFVLSFSSTFTTASLVAFLVFGPMIDIKAMGLMLSIFKPRMIFYLMVIIAQFTFIFTLSYSYFF, encoded by the coding sequence ATGGATCATCAGATATATAGTGCTTTAACCTTATTTATAAGTCTGTTAGTAGAGGCGATGCCCTTTTTATTATTTGGGGTATTACTTTCTAGTAGCTTAATTGTTTTTCTCGATGAGGGTAAATTAATCGAGTTACTGCCATCTAATCCCATTTTAGGGGCTTTTATCGGTAGTTTTTTTGGCTTTTGTTTTCCCGTGTGCGAATGTGGTAATATCCCCGTGGCTAGACGTTTTCTTTTACAGGGTTTACCAACTTCAGTGGCCATCTCTTTTTTATTGGCCGCTCCCACCATCAATCCTGTGGTATTATGGTCAACCTATGTAGCTTTTAGGGGGCAACCCGAAATTTTTTGGTTGAGAATTATTTTTTCCTTAACCATTGCCATTGTATTGGGTTGTTTATTCAGTTTACAAAAAGATTGTCGTCCTTTATTAAAACCTTCCCTTGCTAAAAGGTTAACGGTGTTGTTAGAAGCCAAAACCCAAGCTAAAAATAAGCCCATTAACGCCATGGCTAATAACTATAGTTTATTACAGTCAGGAAGTTTTATTTTAGGGCAACCCGGGCAGGTAATCAAAATGGATGATGATTTGTTAAAAGCCCAAGAGAAAAAACAAAAAAAGGAAGCCCTAGGGCGCAAATTTAATCTTTTTATTGAAAATGTTACCCAAGAGTTACGGGATTTAGGGGGTGTATTGATTTTGGGAAGTGCGATCGCCTCTTGTATCCAAGTATTTATACCTAGAGAAATCATTCTGAATATTGGACAAGACACCGTAACATCAATTATTGCCATGATGGTATTAGCTTCGGTGGTGTCAATTTGTTCTACCGTTGATTCATTTTTTGTCCTTTCCTTTTCCTCCACTTTTACCACCGCTTCCCTAGTCGCATTTTTAGTTTTTGGCCCCATGATTGATATTAAAGCCATGGGCCTAATGTTATCAATTTTCAAGCCTCGAATGATTTTTTACTTAATGGTAATTATTGCCCAATTTACCTTTATTTTTACCCTTTCCTATAGTTATTTTTTCTAG
- a CDS encoding TIGR03943 family putative permease subunit has translation MKTIKKNLLFFPLLDLSAFFFWGLLLFKYWATGELNRLIHPNYFLLVFIASIVLLIISALKVLQIYLRYYRRKTYMRSDNQNSILLLPKGWGSSILIIVAVFGLVTEPMILNSQSAMQRGLVDSLPPVTLQLQSFGAGTKPEERTIIEWVRTLHVYPEPDTYKGQKADVTGFVVHLDSLPEDYVYLSRFIITCCAVDAYPVGIPVKLPESRENYPPDTWLRVEGEMMTQTLPPLATTITNTQREVRHLVLNASDVEVVPTPDDPYGY, from the coding sequence ATGAAGACTATTAAGAAAAACCTATTATTTTTTCCGCTACTAGACCTTTCAGCCTTCTTCTTTTGGGGGTTATTATTGTTTAAATATTGGGCAACAGGGGAATTAAATCGATTAATTCATCCCAATTACTTCCTATTAGTTTTCATTGCCAGTATTGTTTTATTAATTATTTCAGCACTCAAAGTCTTACAAATTTATCTAAGATATTATCGCCGTAAGACTTATATGAGAAGTGATAATCAAAACTCTATCCTATTATTACCCAAAGGGTGGGGTAGTTCTATTTTAATCATCGTTGCCGTATTTGGCTTAGTAACTGAACCCATGATTTTAAATAGTCAAAGTGCCATGCAACGAGGGCTTGTGGATTCTTTACCCCCTGTCACCCTACAACTTCAATCTTTTGGAGCAGGAACAAAACCAGAAGAAAGAACTATCATTGAATGGGTACGTACCCTACACGTATATCCCGAACCTGATACCTACAAAGGGCAAAAAGCTGATGTCACAGGATTTGTGGTGCATTTAGACTCCCTCCCCGAAGATTATGTTTATTTATCTCGTTTTATAATCACCTGTTGTGCCGTGGATGCTTATCCTGTGGGTATTCCTGTTAAGCTACCTGAGTCGAGGGAAAATTATCCCCCTGATACTTGGTTAAGGGTAGAAGGAGAAATGATGACTCAAACCTTACCTCCCTTGGCTACAACCATTACGAATACTCAAAGAGAAGTAAGACACTTAGTTTTAAATGCTTCGGATGTAGAAGTCGTTCCCACCCCTGATGACCCCTATGGATATTAA
- a CDS encoding ABC transporter ATP-binding protein, protein MASFKDLIGYYDKYKITVFLSIGASGLFEIIDLAVPYLIGQILNVLSGNKIDLFLENIIISIANFLNLNNDPQTINLIILCSLIFIITVARAPIQPWIGSWYHWEITLKSRRDYSQKVIEKILTLPLGFYDENNPGRIAGRIARGISNHTWTYPEISGQFIPKLIRVLGIFVVILLIEKWLAFGFIISFFLILMLTFFHLKKLIIQEQRLDAHQENTESRTSEIITNIKTVKAFATESRELARQNKRFNREYQVVINRIHLGYVKLATWNRTVVQLSLFLVFLGVLIPTFRGEMSLGHFITTYTLASMAYAELEPLSNLAEVFARRYASMIRFHEFMNLPAGQDASSLIPEYLPKNPYQFTGKLEFKNVSFGYHRDNLVLNNIDFKVEPYQTVALVGRSGSGKSTLVKLLFRYFDPLDGKILLDGQNIKTFDISRYRRRMAIVHQEVDMFNGSIVDNLTYGNPDVSLAELKQACAIARVDDFIQKLPDKYNTIVGERGVRLSGGQRQRLGIARALIVNPDILIFDEATSSLDYESEREIQLAMKSIFGTRTTIIIAHRLSTVREADKIIVLDNGSIAEVGNHEQLLSQGGIYHRLHSLQESGDLY, encoded by the coding sequence ATGGCATCATTTAAAGACTTAATCGGCTATTACGATAAGTATAAAATAACAGTATTTTTGAGTATAGGGGCATCAGGACTATTTGAAATAATTGATTTAGCTGTTCCCTATTTAATAGGTCAAATTTTAAACGTATTATCAGGTAATAAAATTGATCTTTTCTTAGAAAATATTATAATATCCATTGCTAATTTTTTAAATTTAAATAATGACCCCCAAACCATTAATTTAATCATTTTATGTAGTTTGATTTTTATCATTACCGTAGCCAGAGCACCCATACAACCTTGGATTGGTTCTTGGTATCATTGGGAAATTACATTAAAATCAAGGAGAGATTATTCTCAAAAAGTCATTGAAAAAATTCTTACTTTGCCCCTCGGATTTTATGACGAAAATAACCCTGGGAGAATAGCAGGAAGAATCGCTAGGGGAATTTCTAATCATACTTGGACATATCCAGAAATTTCAGGGCAATTTATTCCTAAATTAATTAGGGTATTAGGTATTTTTGTGGTAATCCTTCTCATAGAAAAATGGTTAGCTTTCGGTTTTATTATCTCTTTTTTCCTAATTTTAATGCTTACCTTTTTTCACCTGAAAAAATTAATTATTCAAGAGCAAAGATTAGATGCCCATCAAGAAAATACAGAGAGTAGGACATCAGAAATTATTACTAACATAAAAACTGTTAAGGCTTTTGCCACAGAATCAAGGGAATTAGCAAGGCAAAATAAGCGCTTTAACCGTGAATATCAAGTGGTTATCAATCGAATTCATTTAGGTTATGTAAAATTAGCCACGTGGAATCGCACAGTCGTGCAACTTTCATTGTTTTTGGTTTTTTTGGGGGTATTAATTCCCACTTTTCGAGGGGAAATGTCTTTGGGGCATTTTATTACCACTTATACCCTTGCTAGTATGGCATATGCGGAGTTAGAACCTTTAAGCAATTTAGCGGAGGTGTTTGCGCGTCGTTATGCTTCTATGATTCGTTTCCATGAGTTTATGAATTTACCGGCGGGGCAAGATGCTTCTAGTTTAATTCCTGAATATTTACCCAAAAACCCTTATCAATTTACGGGAAAATTAGAGTTTAAAAATGTTTCTTTTGGTTATCATCGTGATAATTTGGTGTTAAATAATATTGATTTTAAGGTTGAGCCTTATCAAACGGTGGCTTTGGTGGGACGTTCAGGCTCTGGTAAATCTACTCTGGTTAAGCTCTTATTTCGCTATTTTGACCCCTTGGACGGAAAAATTCTCTTGGATGGTCAAAATATTAAAACCTTTGATATTAGCCGTTATCGTCGCCGTATGGCTATTGTACATCAAGAGGTGGATATGTTTAATGGTAGTATCGTGGATAATTTGACCTATGGTAATCCTGATGTTAGTTTAGCAGAACTTAAACAGGCTTGTGCGATCGCCCGTGTGGATGATTTTATTCAAAAATTACCCGATAAATATAATACCATTGTGGGAGAAAGGGGGGTTAGATTATCGGGGGGGCAAAGACAACGGTTAGGCATTGCCAGGGCGTTAATTGTCAATCCTGATATATTAATATTTGACGAAGCCACTTCCAGCCTTGACTATGAGTCAGAGAGAGAAATTCAATTGGCGATGAAATCCATTTTTGGCACTCGCACCACCATCATTATTGCCCATCGTCTAAGCACGGTTAGGGAAGCTGATAAAATTATTGTGCTTGATAACGGTAGCATTGCGGAGGTAGGTAACCATGAGCAATTACTTAGTCAAGGGGGTATCTATCACCGCTTACATTCTCTCCAAGAAAGTGGCGATTTGTATTAA
- a CDS encoding M48 family metallopeptidase, with product MKRPFFHIFLSITVALTVIFNNITVSHALPWGELFLRGIQVIQINNISDNQEVEYGKQMRQQLINSGRVKVYRNQNVNRYVNNIGQRLVTVSDRPNLPYTFTVVENDQINAFATMGGFVYINTGLIRTASNEAELASVIGHEIGHVVAKHSQKQIRQQAVTQGLLSAAGLGNAQIVQLGVAAAVSLPNSRQDELEADTLGLDIITQAGYAPKAMPDFMQKLDRGGRANILSTHPGAGERVIALNRQIPPAAANQGFGLDEAQYRNNIRPLSPR from the coding sequence ATGAAACGTCCTTTTTTTCATATATTCCTTTCCATTACCGTTGCCCTCACCGTTATTTTTAACAACATTACCGTTAGCCATGCCCTTCCTTGGGGAGAACTATTTTTACGGGGAATCCAAGTAATCCAAATCAATAATATCTCCGACAATCAAGAAGTAGAATATGGTAAACAAATGCGCCAACAACTTATTAACAGCGGTAGAGTAAAAGTTTATCGTAATCAAAACGTCAATCGCTATGTTAATAATATCGGACAAAGATTAGTTACCGTGAGCGATCGCCCCAACTTGCCCTATACTTTTACAGTGGTAGAAAATGACCAAATTAACGCCTTTGCCACCATGGGCGGTTTTGTCTATATCAACACAGGATTAATCCGCACCGCCTCCAACGAAGCAGAATTAGCCAGTGTTATCGGCCATGAAATCGGCCATGTCGTCGCCAAACACTCCCAAAAACAAATCCGTCAACAAGCCGTAACCCAAGGATTATTGAGCGCCGCAGGATTAGGTAACGCCCAAATAGTACAACTAGGAGTAGCCGCCGCCGTCAGTTTGCCCAATAGCCGTCAAGACGAATTAGAAGCCGATACCCTCGGATTAGACATCATCACCCAAGCCGGATACGCCCCCAAAGCCATGCCAGACTTTATGCAAAAACTTGATAGGGGAGGCAGGGCAAACATTCTTAGCACCCACCCCGGGGCAGGAGAAAGAGTTATCGCCCTTAACAGACAAATTCCCCCCGCAGCAGCTAACCAAGGATTTGGCTTAGATGAAGCCCAATATCGCAACAATATTCGCCCCCTTTCCCCCCGTTAA
- a CDS encoding class I SAM-dependent methyltransferase, translating into MDRTLEPEVMDNEEEAMEYDAMDFKEVNRDFALLVSEITPQNSLILDLGTGTARIPIIFSQMRPDCQIRAIDLAPSMLKIAQKNIDLARKNSQIKLELADSKKLNYEDNSFDVVMSNSLVHHIPNPFDLFQEIDRVVKPEGKVIIRDLLRPTSSQEVIDIVAQANLDYSPRQKQLFQDSLHASLTIEEVKTIIHKLQWQKVNIYQSSNRHWTLEKN; encoded by the coding sequence ATCGATCGCACTTTAGAACCAGAAGTAATGGACAATGAGGAGGAAGCCATGGAGTATGATGCCATGGATTTTAAGGAGGTTAACCGAGATTTTGCCCTCTTAGTCAGTGAGATAACCCCTCAAAATAGTTTAATTCTTGATTTAGGCACGGGAACTGCTAGGATACCAATTATATTTTCACAAATGCGTCCCGATTGTCAAATAAGGGCGATCGATTTAGCCCCCTCCATGTTAAAAATAGCTCAAAAAAATATTGATTTAGCCAGAAAAAATTCACAGATAAAACTAGAATTAGCAGATAGTAAAAAACTCAACTATGAAGATAACAGTTTCGATGTTGTCATGTCCAATAGTTTAGTCCACCACATACCAAACCCCTTTGATTTATTTCAAGAAATTGATCGAGTAGTTAAACCAGAAGGTAAAGTAATTATTAGGGACTTATTACGGCCAACATCCTCCCAAGAAGTGATAGACATCGTCGCCCAAGCCAACCTAGACTATAGCCCCAGACAAAAACAACTATTCCAAGACTCCCTCCATGCCTCCTTGACCATTGAGGAAGTAAAAACAATCATCCATAAGCTACAATGGCAAAAAGTAAATATTTATCAATCCTCAAACCGACATTGGACATTGGAAAAAAATTAG